In Drosophila willistoni isolate 14030-0811.24 chromosome XR unlocalized genomic scaffold, UCI_dwil_1.1 Seg144, whole genome shotgun sequence, one DNA window encodes the following:
- the LOC6639442 gene encoding capon-like protein isoform X1: MTMKHEKTTSLSMAATPQQHHKQQGNHLTHHHHQQQQQTPRSPITKAFDFLPWTRSRSKVNMSKTPTVDKDTSGSIANANANAAASSEVHYHRNIFRSGGGLIRDILAGGDKENGGAGGGHRPPQSPSSRKKQKHLSRNKSLDIRELIGCVENEMGARPSSVATSGSSGGRFLDDTYIDHKPKHILFNDDENTVYIIKKDLPVQSKVKPSNGCDGDVLKARLKFKRVPSGDHYAASPEALRRAHQLHQQRHMLQRRKSLSDQQSSSSLSSGNGGGGNERGGDRAATGGIMLERPKTDKPRKKLSFREPIVAAEQAQSLVMATEQRQARQRRRSSPLERTRGGAATASEAAGIGIAMAMGGLGGIAAMGGLGSMGGGGGGGGSGLSNCDNLCNNHRTKDAISCSDPESQAMRIVRTVGQAFEVCHKFNLHKNSLEPNDERSDISSSELLDVEQISEQQQLSEDGGGNADDNETPKKEHLAVCSPDLNHTQPQRPNHLELMPTQSSLRKSTSLLCDVDDKSLGSPSSPRTEICHLKDQLEAQALQTRQALAQLMLVREQLISETNARIEAQARTQQLLQQNRELLEHLASLGAYNEQQSAGLTSANIGMAPQQSQLQLLLQATSNNNNLATINQQINNLGNINQQLTSLSHQLSGLNQQSQHLQNLQQQQQQQQHQQQTPSSSQQQTNQMTPATPPPPSASGGGGAAASASSVTYPTLGQLQTISNQLQQQQQQDALSKDLFQVNQELLNRLQALNLNANSTTQQTQQQQQQQQTPSASPHNSFFYVNPLSCTPGTPNNNNNNNSLTGAGVGAGAGGGFNFLTSPATGGTLTPSPLGTMNRNSFAGSSSLNEDIRLSIEQNLNNLEEQLKAAVSNGNLAGLACGGSTSTRDTSRSSSTLDSPSSPRLRHSNNNISPGSSSQLNGNNNNGNGNANSNANGNGNGRETRFNTVLLRVTDEAGHQRKLSATPSFITRSTSEKVPNRSQMMSQVQRTAWARHTTK; encoded by the exons ATGACCATGAAGCATGAGAAGACGACCAGCCTCAGCATGGCAGCAACACCACAGCAACACCACAAACAGCAGGGAAACCACCTGacccaccatcatcatcagcagcagcagcaaacaccACGCAGTCCCATTACCAAGGCCTTTGACTTTCTACCCTGGACAAGAAGTCGCAGCAAGGTGAACATGTCAAAGACCCCAACGGTGGACAAGGACACATCGGGATCGATAgccaacgccaacgccaacgccgccgcctcgTCAGAGGTGCATTATCATAGGAATATATTTCGTAGTGGTGGAGGCCTTATTAGGGATATCTTGGCTGGCGGTGATAAGGAAaatggtggtgctggtggtggtcaTAGGCCACCACAATCTCCGTCGAGCAGAAAGAAGCAAAAGCATTTGAGTCGCAACAAAAGCTTGGATATTAGAGAACTCATCGGTTGTGTGGAGAATGAAATGGGAGCCAGGCCATCATCGGTGGCCACAAGTGGTTCATCGGGTGGCCGCTTTCTCGATGACACCTACATCGATCACAAGCCAAAGCATATTCTATTCAACGACGATGAGAATACGgtttatattattaaaaaggATTTGCCAGTCCAGTCCAAGGTGAAGCCATCGAATGGTTGCGATGGAGACGTGCTAAAGGCTCGCCTGAAATTTAAACGTGTGCCCAGTGGAGATCATTATGCTGCCTCACCGGAGGCACTGCGTAGGGCCCACCAATTGCATCAGCAGCGTCATATGTTGCAGCGAAGGAAGAGTTTGAGTGACCAGCAAAGTAGCTCCAGTTTAAGCAGTGGCAATGGCGGCGGGGGCAACGAAAGAGGCGGCGATAGGGCAGCAACAGGCGGCATTATGCTGGAGCGACCAAAGACCGACAAGCCACGCAAAAAGCTATCCTTTCGGGAGCCCATTGTGGCGGCTGAGCAAGCTCAATCGCTGGTAATGGCCACTGAGCAGCGTCAGGCCAGACAAAGGAGACGCAGTTCGCCATTGGAACGGACACGCGGCGGGGCTGCTACTGCTAGTGAAGCTGCGGGAATTGGAATTGCAATGGCAATGGGTGGCCTAGGTGGCATCGCTGCCATGGGTGGATTGGGTTCAatgggtggtggtggtggcggtggtggaaGTGGTTTAAGCAACTGTGATAATTTATGCAATAATCATCGCACAAAGGATGCAATTTCCTGCAGCGATCCCGAG TCTCAGGCCATGCGCATAGTTCGCACTGTGGGACAAGCCTTTGAAGTGTGCCACAAATTTAATCTTCATAAGAATTCCCTGGAACCCAATGACGAACGCTCGGATATATCATCATCTGAGCTGCTCGATGTGGAGCAAATCAGCGAACAGCAGCAACTGAGCGAAGATGGCGGTGGAAACGCTGACGACAATGAGACGCCAAAGAAAG AACACTTGGCCGTTTGCTCACCCGATTTGAATCACACGCAGCCGCAACGACCTAACCACTTGGAGCTAATGCCAACCCAGTCGAGTCTACGCAAATCGACCAGCCTTCTG TGCGATGTGGATGACAAGTCTTTGGGCTCACCTTCATCGCCCCGCACAGAGATTTGCCATTTGAAGGACCAGCTGGAGGCGCAAGCTCTGCAAACGCGTCAGGCCTTGGCCCAATTGATGTTGGTGCGTGAGCAGCTCATATCAGAGACAAATGCGCGCATTGAGGCTCAG GCGCGCAcgcagcagctgctgcaacAGAATCGTGAGTTACTTGAGCATTTGGCCTCGTTGGGGGCCTACAATGAGCAGCAGAGCGCTGGACTCACCTCGGCCAATATTGGGATGGCACCACAG CAATCGCAATTGCAATTACTGCTTCAGgcaaccagcaacaacaacaatttggcCACAATTAATCAGCAGATCAACAATTTGGGCAACATAAACCAGCAGCTCACCTCACTCAGTCATCAATTGAGCGGGCTGAATCAGCAGAGCCAACATTTACAAAAtctgcaacaacagcagcagcagcagcaacatcagcaacagaCGCCATCATCCTCTCAGCAGCAGACAAACCAAATGACACCGGCAACACCACCGCCCCCATCTGcttctggtggtggtggtgcagCCGCCAGTGCAAGTAGTGTAACGTATCCGACGTTGGGTCAATTGCAAACTATCAGCAATCaattgcagcagcaacagcaacaggatGCCCTGTCCAAGGATCTATTTCAGGTTAATCAGGAGCTGCTCAATCGTCTGCAGGCTCTCAATCTCAATGCCAATTCCACAACGCAGCagacacagcagcagcagcagcagcagcaaacgcCATCAGCCTCGCCCCACAATTCCTTTTTCTATGTCAATCCATTGTCCTGCACGCCGGGTACacccaataacaacaacaacaataacagcctGACTGGCGCAGGTGTTGGAGCCGGAGCTGGCGGAGGTTTCAATTTTCTAACATCGCCGGCAACTGGCGGCACTCTTACTCCATCTCCATTGGGTACAATGAATCGCAATTCCTTTGCAGGCAGCTCCTCACTCAATGAGGACATACGCTTGAGCATCGAACAGAATTTAAATAATCTTGAGGAGCAACTGAAAGCGGCCGTTTCGAATGGCAATTTAGCTGGTTTGGCCTGTGGTGGTTCCACCAGCACCAGGGATACAAGCCGCAGTTCATCCACCTTGGACTCCCCCTCATCGCCGCGTCTGAGgcatagcaacaacaacataagtCCCGGCAGTAGCAGTCAATTGAATggcaacaataataatggaAATGGCAATGCCAATAGCAACGCCAACGGCAATGGTAATGGCAGAGAAACTCGCTTCAATACGGTTCTATTGAGAGTCACCGATGAGGCTGGCCATCAGCGCAAACTATCCGCTACGCCCAGTTTTATAACGCGAAGTACAAGCGAAAAAGTACCAAATCGCAGTCAAATGATGAGTCAAGTGCAACGCACCGCCTGGGCAAGGCATACAACAAAATGA